In Planococcus versutus, the DNA window TTCATCTGTTTCGTCTATAGGCAAGGTCGTAGATGTTCCCACACTTTTTGTGTCATAAATAGAGTCTGGGTCTACCGCTCGCTCATCAATGCCATTTGCACGTTCTCGCAAACGCAAACCATTTTTTCCGATTGTTTCTTTAACTAATCCTTCGTTAGCAGTTGCCAATTCACCAATTGTTTCAATTTTAATCGTTTTTAAGCGTGTAGCTGTGCTTTCCCCAATCCCATGCATATCAATTACAGGTTTGGGCCATAGCAAATCTTGTATGCTTCGCTTTCGTAGCACCGTAACACCCATTGGCTTTTTCATATCAGATGCTGTTTTCGCCAAAAACTTATTTGGAGCAATACCGATCGAACACGGCAAATCTAATTCTTTTACTAAACGCTGTTGGATTTCTTCAGCAATCTCCAAAGCATGACGATGTTCTGTTAATGATGTAACATCCAAATAGCCTTCATCAATCGATACGGGTTCGACTAACTCAGTAAACGACCTTAAAATATCAAACATCGCTTTTGATGCTTCGCGATATCGCTCAAAGTTAGGTGGCATTAGCAACAAGTCAGGGTATTTTCGTTTTGCTTCATGCACTTGCATGGTGGTATAAATGCCATGCGCTCGTGCTTCGTAAGAACAAGTGACAATAATACCTCTTCGTTCTTTTGGATTTCCAGCAATGGCTATCGCTTTTCCTTTTAGCTCCGGGTTGTGTGCTTGTTCCACGGATGCATAAAAACTATTCATATCTATATGAAAAATAACTCGACTGGCCATGACGCGTTCTCTCTTTTCCTTTTCTTTTAGTGTATCAAAAAAGAGAGAACATACATACTGTTCTCTCTTTTTTCATACTGACTTTTTTATTTAGCTGACCGTGGATTCTTTCACGATTTCAACTAGTAATTCTGTTAATTTTTCAAGCTCTTCGATTGGCATGCGTTCATTTTTTGTGTGAATTTCTTCATAGCCGACACATAGGTTTACAGTAGGAATACCAAATCCATTAAAGATATTGGCATCACTACCTCCACCACTTGTTAGGATTGGAGAAGGACGACCAATTTTAGCTGCTGCTTTTTGAGCAATTTCGACAACAGGATTCATATCATCAAAATAGAAACCTGGATACATTAATTTGACTTCTGTTTCAGCATGACCTCCAAGTTTTTCAGCTACTTGTTCAAAAACTGATTCCATATGTGTTGTTTGTGCGGCTAATTTATCTTCACTGATCGAACGTGCTTCTGATAAAATGTGAACTTCATCACACACAATATTCGTAGCTCCGCCACCTTCAAAATGACCAATATTAGCAGTTGTTTCTTCGTCAATGCGACCAAGTGACATTTTAGCAATCGCTTTTGCCGCAATGGTAATCGCTGAAATCCCTTTTTCAGGTGCCACACCAGCATGTGCCGTTTTCCCATGGATTGTTGTCCATAATTTTGCCTGGTTTGGAGCTGCTGTTACAATGCCGCCCACTTTCCCATCACTATCTACAGCATAGCCGTATTTCGCAATAATTAATGAAGAATCCAACTCTTTAGCGCCTACTAAACCACTTTCTTCTCCTGCTGTTATAACTAATTGAATATCTCCATGAGGAATTTCTTGCTCTTGAAGTACACGAATCATTTCAAACAAAGCAGCCATTCCCGCTTTGTCATCTGCACCTAAAATCGTTGTGCCATCCGAATAAATATAGCCGTCTTTAATTTCAGGCTTAACACCAACGCCTGGTGTTACTGTGTCCATGTGTACAGTAAAGTAAATAGCTGGAATTTCAGTTAAGTTGCCACGAAGCGTAGCAATAATATTTCCTGCACCGTGACCTGTAAGAGCAGCTGATTCATCGATTACGACATGAAAACCCATTGCTTCTAGTTTACTTTTTAATATGAGTGAAATAGGACCTTCATATTTTGTTTCCGAATCGATTTGAACCAATTCTAAAAACTCATTTATTAATCTTTCTTTATTCATTTTAAGCACTCCTTTTTTATTTACAATGGCATATTGCCGTGTTTTTTGGCAGGACGTGTATCTTGTTTATGGCGCATCATTTCTAAAGCTTGAATTAATTTAATGCGTGTTTCACGTGGATCGATTACATCATCTACCATGCCACGAGCTGCTGCTACATATGGATTGGCAAATTTCACACGGTATTCTTCTATTTTTGCAGCACGCGTTTCTTCTGGATTATCACTTGCTGCAATTTCACGTGCAAAAATAATGTTGGCAGCACCATTAGGCCCCATTACAGCAATTTCTGCGTTTGGCCATGAATACACTAAATCTGCTCCGATTGATTTGGAGTTTAATGCGACATATGCACCACCGTAAGCTTTTCTTAAAATTACCGTCATTTTAGGAACCGTTGCTTCTGAATACGCATACAAAATTTTTGCGCCATGACGAATAATGCCACCATGTTCTTGTTTGATTCCTGGGAAAAAGCCTGTAACATCTTCAAACGTAATCAAAGGAATATTAAACGAGTCACAAAAACGAATGAATCGTGCTGCTTTATCGGACGAATCAATATCAAGTCCACCAGCCATAACTTTTGGTTGGTTACAAATTAACCCTACAGTTTCGCCTTTAATACGTGCTAGTCCAATAACAATATTGCGCGCAAATTCCGGTTGTACTTCCATGAAACTGTCTTTGTCTACAACTTGTTCCACAACTTTACGAACATCATATGGACGAATCGCTTCAAAAGGAACGACATCTGCCAAGTCTGGACGGTAATCGTCGTCTTCGCCAGCTTCAAGACGTGGTGGCATTTCTTTATTATTTTGCGGCAAGTAACTAATTAGTTGACGTACCATTTCTAACACTTTTTGTTCTGAATCTCCACGAAAATGCGCATTTCCGCTTATTGCTGTATGTACTTTTGATCCACCAAGGTCTTCGGCAGATATTTTCTCTCCTGTTACTGTTTCAATTACTTTAGGTCCTGTAATAAACATTTGACTCGTTTTATCAACCATAAACACAAAATCAGTGATTGCTGGTGAATAAACAGCACCACCTGCAGATGGTCCCATTATGACAGAAATTTGTGGAATAACTCCAGAATAAATGGAATTGCGATAGAAAATTTGGCCATAGCCATCTAATGACAAGACACCTTCTTGAATGCGAGCTCCGCCTGAATCGTTTAATCCGATAAATGGCGCTCCGTTACGAGCTGCCAAATCCATTACATTGGCAATTTTTTTAGCATGCATTTCACCCAAAGCTCCACCGAACACAGTAAAATCTTGAGAAAATAAATATATAGGTTTGCCGTTAACTTTTCCGTATCCTGTAACCACACCTTCACCAGGTCCCTCTGCCATTCCAAAATCTGTTGTTCGGTGCTCAACAAATGGACTTAGTTCAACAAATGAATCTTCATCAACCAATAAATCAATGCGTTCGCGCGCTGTTAATTTTCCTTTAGCATGTTGCTTTTCAATGCGTTCTTCACCACCACCAAGTTCAATTTCTCGCTTACGGTCGTACAACTCATTAATTCTTTCGTAAATGTCCATTTTCTCCACTCCTAATTACTGTTTTTCGCAAAGCTCATACAACACGCCATTTGATGATTTGGGATGTAAAAAGGCAACCATTGCTCCACCAGCTCCAGGTTTTGGCTGATCACTCAGTAATTGAACGCCGTTTTTTCGAAGTTCGTTCATTCGCTCTTCAATATTATCCACGCCAAATGCAATATGATGAATGCCTTCGCCTTTTTTTTCTAAAAATTTAAAAATGGCATTTTGTTCATCCATTGGTTCGAGTAATTCTATTTTAATGTTCCCCGCATCAATAAAGGCAACACGCACTTTCTGAGACGCGACTTCTTCGATTTTCAACAACGGAAGTCCAAGTGTGTCCGTATAGTACGGAAGAACAGCGTTCAGATCTCTCACAGCGATTCCGATATGATCTACTTTTTTCATCTCATTTTCACTTCCTTTTTCGGCTCTTCTCTTATTGTACAGATTCGCTGCGAAAAACTCTAGTTGTTAGTGAATATTAGAAAACCACTAACATGTCTCTTCAATTTTTATAGAATCTATGATATGCTTTGCTCAAGTATTTGATTGATAAAGGAGTCTACCACCAATGAGAAACGCCGCGTTCCGTAAATTTATTGTCTATGCAATGATTGCCATCATGCTTCTTTCGAGCCTTATGTTTGGCTTGAGCTTTGTACTTTAATGGATTCAAAAACAGCAAAAGCTAAAGCTTTTGCTGTTTTTTATAGTCAGCATTTATTCTTTTTAGTTGTTGAATGGCTACCCGTCAGATTTATACAGGAATTTTCACTTTTTTGTATGAAATCCTTTATAGGACTGTTTGATTTCTAAATAGCTTTCTATTTCGTGAATTACTTGATATAACTCGGCCATTGCTAAAAATTTTTCGTGGCTACCGGGTAACGGAAGTTTGGCAAAATTATCTTTAACAATATCTAGTTTGGATATATACCGATACGCAGTATTCCCTGAGTGAACATGTTCTGCCAAATCTTCCAAGAAATCGGCTACTAAGTCAGTTTGGTCGACAATCACGGGTAAAGCTGCAATTTTCGGTAAAATGCGCTCGATGATTTCAAGTTGTTGTTCTCTCATTTCAAAGTAATGATAGTATTTATTCTCGTGACGTGTAAGGTGGTTTTGAACATCTTGGTATGCTAATGCTTTTGCTTTTTCGAGAAGCATGCGGGCGTCCATTAATTCTTTCCCACTCCAACTAGATTCTCCTTCGCGCAAATAGACAACGATTTCACGAAAAATAGAAGCATATAAATTTTCGATTTCATAACGATAAGTTTCAAGTTTTTTCTCAATACTCGGCATGTACATATTCACAGCTAAGGCTGTACCAAAACCGACCATCATCAAGACCAATTCGTTGCTCAGCAAATCCAAGTTTAAATTTTTTGCATTGTATATATGCAATAGAATAACTGAGCTGGATACAAAGCCATCTTGAAAACGCAATGTTACCAATAAAGGAATAAAAAGAACGATTAAAATTCCGATCATGATTGGATGATAAGCAATTCCTTCGAAAAATACGAATGCGTAAGCAATACCGATTATACTGGCAATAAACCGGGAAAATGCTGCACGAATCGATT includes these proteins:
- the prli42 gene encoding stressosome-associated protein Prli42, whose translation is MRNAAFRKFIVYAMIAIMLLSSLMFGLSFVL
- a CDS encoding DNA polymerase IV yields the protein MASRVIFHIDMNSFYASVEQAHNPELKGKAIAIAGNPKERRGIIVTCSYEARAHGIYTTMQVHEAKRKYPDLLLMPPNFERYREASKAMFDILRSFTELVEPVSIDEGYLDVTSLTEHRHALEIAEEIQQRLVKELDLPCSIGIAPNKFLAKTASDMKKPMGVTVLRKRSIQDLLWPKPVIDMHGIGESTATRLKTIKIETIGELATANEGLVKETIGKNGLRLRERANGIDERAVDPDSIYDTKSVGTSTTLPIDETDEQNLRVLFRQLSDKVANRLEAKELAGSTVSIQTRSSDWKNRTRSVTLNNTVWKSKDIQRNAWQLFTRHWNGEPLRLIGVTVSNVAAKEDMTEQLSIFNFQEHVKEEPILDLMAKLETRFGKSVLTRGTKTKKVNYDAKTSFSKDFLDDHDHHRK
- a CDS encoding aromatic acid exporter family protein, whose amino-acid sequence is MKLNVKPYSIGYRTLKTALGVVIAISLAQFLELDYYVSAGILTILCIQPTKKKSIRAAFSRFIASIIGIAYAFVFFEGIAYHPIMIGILIVLFIPLLVTLRFQDGFVSSSVILLHIYNAKNLNLDLLSNELVLMMVGFGTALAVNMYMPSIEKKLETYRYEIENLYASIFREIVVYLREGESSWSGKELMDARMLLEKAKALAYQDVQNHLTRHENKYYHYFEMREQQLEIIERILPKIAALPVIVDQTDLVADFLEDLAEHVHSGNTAYRYISKLDIVKDNFAKLPLPGSHEKFLAMAELYQVIHEIESYLEIKQSYKGFHTKK
- the mce gene encoding methylmalonyl-CoA epimerase, yielding MKKVDHIGIAVRDLNAVLPYYTDTLGLPLLKIEEVASQKVRVAFIDAGNIKIELLEPMDEQNAIFKFLEKKGEGIHHIAFGVDNIEERMNELRKNGVQLLSDQPKPGAGGAMVAFLHPKSSNGVLYELCEKQ
- a CDS encoding acyl-CoA carboxylase subunit beta: MDIYERINELYDRKREIELGGGEERIEKQHAKGKLTARERIDLLVDEDSFVELSPFVEHRTTDFGMAEGPGEGVVTGYGKVNGKPIYLFSQDFTVFGGALGEMHAKKIANVMDLAARNGAPFIGLNDSGGARIQEGVLSLDGYGQIFYRNSIYSGVIPQISVIMGPSAGGAVYSPAITDFVFMVDKTSQMFITGPKVIETVTGEKISAEDLGGSKVHTAISGNAHFRGDSEQKVLEMVRQLISYLPQNNKEMPPRLEAGEDDDYRPDLADVVPFEAIRPYDVRKVVEQVVDKDSFMEVQPEFARNIVIGLARIKGETVGLICNQPKVMAGGLDIDSSDKAARFIRFCDSFNIPLITFEDVTGFFPGIKQEHGGIIRHGAKILYAYSEATVPKMTVILRKAYGGAYVALNSKSIGADLVYSWPNAEIAVMGPNGAANIIFAREIAASDNPEETRAAKIEEYRVKFANPYVAAARGMVDDVIDPRETRIKLIQALEMMRHKQDTRPAKKHGNMPL
- a CDS encoding M20/M25/M40 family metallo-hydrolase, whose amino-acid sequence is MNKERLINEFLELVQIDSETKYEGPISLILKSKLEAMGFHVVIDESAALTGHGAGNIIATLRGNLTEIPAIYFTVHMDTVTPGVGVKPEIKDGYIYSDGTTILGADDKAGMAALFEMIRVLQEQEIPHGDIQLVITAGEESGLVGAKELDSSLIIAKYGYAVDSDGKVGGIVTAAPNQAKLWTTIHGKTAHAGVAPEKGISAITIAAKAIAKMSLGRIDEETTANIGHFEGGGATNIVCDEVHILSEARSISEDKLAAQTTHMESVFEQVAEKLGGHAETEVKLMYPGFYFDDMNPVVEIAQKAAAKIGRPSPILTSGGGSDANIFNGFGIPTVNLCVGYEEIHTKNERMPIEELEKLTELLVEIVKESTVS